The following are encoded in a window of Clostridium thermarum genomic DNA:
- a CDS encoding type II secretion system protein, with translation MRKKKKGYSLLMAIQAVLIITVLAAAMVTLAATSYKSSVNREKVNKLKLRAESGIEKQYYLLKEYIINNPIVLVDSKQYNLTEDPTTDYVRRVNETIDGIKNWTEIIEENGVVDTPIGRKVDCLKIESYAQYEQPDRTLTGRKVKVTVYIDKNSIYNDYFDAIFKNVFTTSPKRPSSPTGAIESSFYSNGSILNISGNMFLQGKVDFLPIELNMSEGNIKVKAIDNEFRFNTPSGANTGINRYKDAAGSLSSPQWKDKKMDYLYFCSILDPATSSGANAMAEYTSPADVIYSSDLHYLTVDNTDLTNVQNTVTYKIKSTSAPINFQWLINGTDGSGNNNGIYYEIVKKLNYDYGPGQLSRFGEYYKIILVDGDLEISDDTRFWYNNYIIYCSGKVTFKGQAFFYNSSIFAKEIKIQKEIVFNGINTRESRKKLIGGNNLKDFKESNKGAISAYLLKNLEGYGDFLRFRVVKWMEE, from the coding sequence ATGAGAAAAAAAAAGAAAGGCTATTCTTTACTAATGGCAATTCAAGCCGTGCTGATTATTACGGTATTAGCTGCAGCCATGGTAACATTGGCTGCAACAAGCTACAAGAGTTCAGTTAATAGGGAAAAAGTAAATAAGTTAAAGCTTAGAGCTGAAAGTGGTATAGAAAAACAGTATTATCTTTTGAAAGAATACATAATTAATAATCCCATCGTGTTAGTAGATAGTAAGCAATATAATCTTACTGAGGATCCTACAACGGATTATGTCCGTAGAGTAAATGAGACGATTGACGGTATTAAAAATTGGACTGAGATAATCGAAGAAAATGGTGTGGTGGATACCCCTATTGGTAGAAAAGTAGATTGCCTAAAGATTGAATCTTATGCACAATATGAACAGCCAGACCGGACTTTAACAGGAAGGAAGGTTAAAGTAACAGTTTATATTGATAAAAACTCAATTTATAATGACTATTTTGATGCAATATTTAAAAATGTTTTTACAACTTCACCCAAAAGACCATCTTCTCCTACAGGGGCTATAGAGAGTTCTTTCTATAGTAATGGGAGTATATTAAATATATCTGGAAATATGTTTTTACAAGGCAAAGTTGATTTTTTACCTATAGAGTTAAATATGTCCGAGGGAAACATAAAGGTAAAGGCTATAGATAATGAGTTTAGATTTAATACACCCTCCGGGGCAAATACAGGAATAAACAGATATAAGGATGCTGCAGGAAGTTTGAGCTCACCACAATGGAAAGATAAAAAGATGGATTATCTATATTTTTGCAGTATATTAGATCCGGCAACTTCTTCAGGGGCTAATGCCATGGCAGAATATACATCCCCAGCAGATGTGATTTATAGTTCCGACCTACATTATCTTACTGTAGATAATACTGATTTAACTAATGTTCAAAATACAGTAACTTATAAAATAAAAAGTACCTCAGCTCCAATAAATTTTCAATGGCTAATTAACGGGACAGATGGATCCGGAAATAACAATGGTATTTACTATGAGATTGTAAAAAAATTAAATTATGACTACGGTCCAGGACAGTTGTCTCGCTTTGGTGAGTATTACAAAATAATCCTGGTTGATGGAGATTTAGAGATATCTGATGATACAAGGTTTTGGTACAATAATTATATTATTTATTGCAGTGGCAAAGTAACCTTTAAAGGACAGGCGTTTTTCTACAATAGTAGTATTTTTGCTAAAGAAATAAAAATTCAAAAAGAAATAGTTTTTAATGGTATTAACACAAGAGAGTCCAGGAAGAAATTAATAGGTGGCAATAATCTAAAGGATTTTAAAGAGTCTAATAAAGGAGCCATTAGTGCATACTTATTAAAAAATCTAGAGGGGTATGGAGATTTCCTGCGATTTAGAGTTGTGAAGTGGATGGAAGAGTAA